The genomic DNA GCCTCGCTGCCGTACAGCTCCCTGGTGAACGCGGAGACGTCGGCGCTGCGGTCGCTGCCGTCGAGGTTGTACGTCAGATAGACGCCGTATCCCTCGTCGACGGTGCGCCGGGCGAGGTCGGCGGACGTGCTCCGCGAGGTCCGGCCGATCTCGACGGCCGCCGGTGACAGCTTCGACTTGGGCAGCGCGATCCCGGGCACCTGCCAGGTGCCGTAGTACGGGTTCCAGGCGTAGTCGAAGTCGGTGGAGACGTCCACGCCGCCGTAGGAGAGGCGCGAGGCGGCCGGGCCGATGTTGTACAGGCTGATGATCTTGTCGGGCATGTTCGCTCGCAGGGCCGTCACCAGATGGACGAACGAGCTGTCGTTGGGCTGCGCGGTGCCGTTGTTGCCGTACTCGGCGTACTCGTCGTCGAAGTCGATGCCGTCGAGCCCGTACTCGGCGACCGCGTCCGAGAGTTGCTTGGCGAAGGCCGAAGCGGCCTGCTGGGACGGGAAGTTGGCGAACCCCGCCCCCTGGTGGTTGCCGAGTACCGAGAGGACGACCTTGATGCCCTTCTGCTGCAACGGCCGTATCTGTGTGGCGGCGTTGTCGAGGACGCGCTGCACGTTCTCGTTGAAGTGCAGGTACGCCGACTTCGTGCCCGTGTCGTAGTTGATGTTCGCCGCGAAGATCACGGCGACGTCGAAGACGTTGCCGCCGCCGTCGGCGAGGGTGTACTTGCCCGCGTTGAGCATGCTGTTGTTGTTCACCTCGATGTAGGCCACCGAGGTCGGTCCCTGTTTCGCGGGAGCGGGGGCCGCCGCCGCGCCGGTCGTGGTGGCCGTCGCGGTCGTGCCGAAGGCGAGGGCCGCGACCGCCGAGAGCGCGAGCGCGGCCCTGCGCACCCTGCTCCGTACCGGAGTGAACTTCATTGATCGTTCTCCCATCTCGTGACCGGCGTCCGGCCGGTCGACCGGCGCCGAGTGAAGCCCTTCGAGTCTTCCCCGACCCGGACGGCACTGTCAGTGGGTGATGGCAGCCTGGACCCATGACGGATACGACGGCGTTCGACTGGCGGCCCTTCCTGGTCGAATGGAGCGGGGAGTGGGCGGACCGCCTGCCCGAGGGGGAGATCCGAGAGCGGGGAGACACCGAGGACGCTGCGCCCGGACCAGTACTTCGGTGATCCGGGCGACGGCGCCGACGACGCGGAACGGGCGCTGCTGGCGGCGGTGGGCCGGGAGTTCGGCGTCCACCTGCCCAGGCAGGCGCTCGTGCACGGGAGGCTGCACACCTGCACCAGTCGCTCCTGGACCCGTCCACCGGGGGACGGTGAGGGGTACCTGGAAGTCCGCGTGCCCATGTGCTGACCGTGCTGATCGTCGCCGAGACTCAGTCCTCGATGAGGACGGGCACCGGTCCCGCGACCGCCGACGGCGAACCGGCCGCACCGGCGAAGTTGTCCTCGACCTCCGCTTTCTCCGCGGCGTTCGGGTACGGGTTGGTGCACGGGACGCCCGCGCTCGATCCCGACATCAGACTGGAGCACGGCCCGGGTTTGCGGTCCGGCAGCCCCAGGATGTGACCGAGTTCGTGGGACGAGATGCGTACCGTGTTGTAGCCCTCGTTCACCGCCTGACGTCCGATCCAGACGGTGCCCTTGCCCAAGGACGTGGGGAGGGCGCGCGGCCAGCCGTCGTCGGCCAGGATCCGGATGTCGGCCCGCTGTCCGGCCGAAACCGGACGCAGCTCGGCACCCTGGACACTCTCGTTCCAGATGGCCGCGCCCTGGTCCACCGCGGAGCGGAACTCCGCGGAGCCGCTTGCGTCGTAGGTGAGTACCCGGGCTGCGGCCGGTGAGCCCGCGGCCACGGCCTGGCCGCCCAGCAGTGGCAGCGACATCAGCGCCGCCGCGAGACATCCGGTCAGTGTGCGGACGTGCATGCTCGACCTCCTTGTGGGGGAGAGGAGTCGTGCTCATGACATCAATTGGCTCCCTGCCCAGGGGACGGCGCCGCCAATCAGTCAATCCGTCGGCAGCTCCTGGCCGTCGGTGACAAGGAGGCCGAGCGGGGCCGGGCGCCGTGCACGTACGATGCCCGGATGTCCGAGCCGTTGCGCACGAGCCGCCGCAGGTGGATTGCCGCGTGGGCGGTGACAGGTGCCGTCGGCCTCGTCGTCACCGCGGTGCTGAACGCCTCCTCGGCTCCGGCCCCCCGGCCCGAGGAGCCCGTCCGCGCCGTGTGCGCGGAGCGCATCGCGGGCATGGAGAAGCAACTGGCCAAGGCCAGGCGGGAGGGCGGCGGCGGGGTGCTGACGTTCTCACGGGTCAAGGGCGGTACCGAGGACGACTGCGACGAGGAACTCCGGGACCACTTCGGGGGCGGTCGGTGAGCCGCGGAACCGGAGCCGCGGCCCACCCCCTCGTGCGTCTGCTCCTCCTGCCTCGCCGCGTCAGCTCGTCGGGAAGTCGTCCGCGGTGCTGATACGGCTCTTCAGCAGCGCCCCGGACTCGGTCAGCACACCGCTGCTGCTGTAGTCGCTGCCCTCACAGGTGCCCGGTTTGAAGGCGGCGCTGCCCTCGTCCGCGTCGGAGTAGGTCCAGTTCGCGTAACTGATCTTCAGCTGGTCCAGCAGATCCAGCCAGGCGATGCTGCTCGACCGGTCCACCGCACCACCGCCGGTGGCGCTCACCGTGCCGAACTCCGAGACGAACAGGGGGAGCCGGGAGGCCGCCCGGCTCACCGTCGCCCGGTAGTTGTCCTTGTGGCTGGCGGCGTAGAAGTGGAACGCGTACATGATGTTGGTCGCGTTCACCGGGTTGTTGACCACCTCGCTCTCGTTCGCGCCGTCCGAGACGCCCAGCGAGGACCAGCCGCGGGTGCCGACGATGACGACGGCGTCCGGGTCGGCGGCCCGGATCACCGGGATGACCTGCTCGGCATAGCTCTTGATGGCCGTCCAGCTCACACCGTTGGGCTCGTTGGCGATCTCGTAGATCACGTTCTTCTTGTCCGCGTTGCGGGCGGCGACGGAGGAGAAGAACGTCTTGGCGCGGTCGAGGTTGTAGTTCGGGTCGCCCGGCGTCAGCGTGTGGAAGTCGATCACCGCGTACATGTCGCGGGCCTCGGCCATGTCGACCAGGCCGTTCACCCGGCTGGTGAAGCCTGCCGGGTCGGTCTCGTAGCCGTCCTCCTGCACGTACATGGCGATGCGGAGCAGGTCCGACTTCCAGTCCTTCGCCAGGGCGTCCAGGGACGTGTCGCCGTAGCACGGGCCGAACCACTGGATGCCGTGCGTGCTCATGCCGCGGAGCTGAATCGGGCGGTCGTACTGATTGCACAGATGCACACCGCAGACGTGCAGCTGGCCGTTGACGCCGACCGGTGTTCCGGTCGCGGGCGGGTCCGTCGGCGGATCGGTGACGGACCCGGCGCAGGTCACGCCATTGAGGGTGAAGGACGCGGGCGCGGGATTGGGCCCCGTGAAGGACCCCACGAACCCGAGGTCGGCCGACGCGCCCGTGGACAGGGTGCGGTTCCAGTCGACGCTGTCGGCGGTGACCGTGGCGCCCGACTGCGACCAGGCCGCGTTCCAGCCCTGGACGACTCGCTGCCCGGCGTCCGGCATCGTGAACCCGAGCGTCCATCCGTTGACGGGATCACCCAGGTTGGTGACCTTCACCCCGGCCTGGAAGCCGCCCTCCCACTGGCTGGTGATGGTGTACTCGGCCTTGCAGCCGGTGGCGGCCTGCGCCTGGGGGCCGGCGAGCGCTGTCAGGCCGACGATCGATACGCCGGTCGCGAGCAGGGCCAAAAGGCGTTTCAAAGCGTTCCTCCTCGTACGAAGCGGACACGATGCGATGGGAGCGCTCCCAAAGCCCATCGGCCCGAGACCGTACACCCGTACGCCGGTGCGCGACAGGTGCCGGAACGCCGAACTCCCCGCCCGTGAGGCGCAGTCGGCCCCCGCTGCCGTCAGGTGCCGGTGGCGGACACGTGGTGGGCCAGCTCCTCGGCCAGGCGCCGCATGACCGTGCGGTTGGCGCGCCGCATCGTCACCCGTACGACGGGACCGAGCAGCCGGTCGGTGAGCGGGGCGCGTACCCAGGCGTAGGTGAACGAGACGCGGGCCCCGCCGGTTGGCAGCGCTTCGACGTCGTAGGTTCCGTGGGCCACGCGCCGGCCCGCGGCGCTGATGTTCCGTTCCACGATGCGTCGTGGCGCCTCGGCCTCGACGACCTCGATGTCGACGTCGGTCGTCCTGCCGCCCAGCGTGGCGGTGACGGCGGCGCGCGAGCCGATGCCGCGGGCGGGGCCGCTGCAGCGCCAGTCGGAGAGGTAG from Streptomyces sp. CB09001 includes the following:
- a CDS encoding endo-beta-N-acetylglucosaminidase H gives rise to the protein MKFTPVRSRVRRAALALSAVAALAFGTTATATTTGAAAAPAPAKQGPTSVAYIEVNNNSMLNAGKYTLADGGGNVFDVAVIFAANINYDTGTKSAYLHFNENVQRVLDNAATQIRPLQQKGIKVVLSVLGNHQGAGFANFPSQQAASAFAKQLSDAVAEYGLDGIDFDDEYAEYGNNGTAQPNDSSFVHLVTALRANMPDKIISLYNIGPAASRLSYGGVDVSTDFDYAWNPYYGTWQVPGIALPKSKLSPAAVEIGRTSRSTSADLARRTVDEGYGVYLTYNLDGSDRSADVSAFTRELYGSEAVHTP
- a CDS encoding SRPBCC family protein, which produces MKPVTVSIAVPQTPEQVYDFLDVMAHHERFTHHYLSDWRCSGPARGIGSRAAVTATLGGRTTDVDIEVVEAEAPRRIVERNISAAGRRVAHGTYDVEALPTGGARVSFTYAWVRAPLTDRLLGPVVRVTMRRANRTVMRRLAEELAHHVSATGT
- a CDS encoding cellulase family glycosylhydrolase — protein: MKRLLALLATGVSIVGLTALAGPQAQAATGCKAEYTITSQWEGGFQAGVKVTNLGDPVNGWTLGFTMPDAGQRVVQGWNAAWSQSGATVTADSVDWNRTLSTGASADLGFVGSFTGPNPAPASFTLNGVTCAGSVTDPPTDPPATGTPVGVNGQLHVCGVHLCNQYDRPIQLRGMSTHGIQWFGPCYGDTSLDALAKDWKSDLLRIAMYVQEDGYETDPAGFTSRVNGLVDMAEARDMYAVIDFHTLTPGDPNYNLDRAKTFFSSVAARNADKKNVIYEIANEPNGVSWTAIKSYAEQVIPVIRAADPDAVVIVGTRGWSSLGVSDGANESEVVNNPVNATNIMYAFHFYAASHKDNYRATVSRAASRLPLFVSEFGTVSATGGGAVDRSSSIAWLDLLDQLKISYANWTYSDADEGSAAFKPGTCEGSDYSSSGVLTESGALLKSRISTADDFPTS
- a CDS encoding snapalysin family zinc-dependent metalloprotease; the protein is MHVRTLTGCLAAALMSLPLLGGQAVAAGSPAAARVLTYDASGSAEFRSAVDQGAAIWNESVQGAELRPVSAGQRADIRILADDGWPRALPTSLGKGTVWIGRQAVNEGYNTVRISSHELGHILGLPDRKPGPCSSLMSGSSAGVPCTNPYPNAAEKAEVEDNFAGAAGSPSAVAGPVPVLIED